The DNA sequence CACTACGCCGACATCGGAAGCTTCAAAACCCAAGCCGGAACGCAATATCCCACCGCGTGCGGTTTCCAGCACTGCCACTTCCACAGTCGGGTCTTGCAGAATCAACTGAGCGCTTTGCGGGCCGGTATTGTCTCCTTTTTCCACCAGATAATCCCCGATGTAGGTGGCATCGGTGGTCGTGTAGCCCACTGTTAAACCGGCACTCTTATAAATGTGGGCGATCAATCGCGTTGTTGTCGTCTTGCCGTTTGTACCGGTGATTGCCAAAATGGGGATGCGAGAGGGAGTGCCGGGGGGAAACAGCATATCCATCACCGGAGCCGCGACATTCCGCGCAATTCCCCTACTGGGTGCAACGTGCATCCGGAATCCGGGTGCGGCGTTGACTTCGACGATGACGCCATCCACTTCTCTTAACGGTTTGGTGATATCGGGGGTGACGACATCAATGCCGGCGATATCCAAACCGATAATTTTTGCTACCCGTTGCGCGATCCAAACATTTTCCGGGTGGATGTCATCGGTGCGATCGACTGCAATCCCGCCCGTACTGAGGTTTGCCGTAGCCCGCAGGTAACATATTTGACCTTCTGGCAGTACTGTTTCCAGAGTGTAACCTTGCCGTTCCAACAATTGCCAGCTAGTACGGTCTAACGTAATTTTGGTGAGAACGTTTTGGTGTCCTTCGCCCCGATTCGGGTCTTTATTCGTTTCTTCAATTAATTGCTCGATCGTTAATTTGCCATCTCCTACCACATGAGCCGGCACCCGTTCGGCAACCGCTACCACTTTGCCGTTTACCACCAATACCCTGTGGTCTCTACCTTGATAATACCGTTCCACAATCACGGATTTGGAAACTTCTTTAGCGGCATCGTAGGCTTCTTCCGCTTGTTCCCAAGAGGTAATGTTAATGGTTATACCCCTACCGTGATTGCCATCCAGGGGCTTGATTACAATTGGGTAGCCGCCCACATCTTGGATGGCATCTTGCAGATCGTCTAGATAGTTGATGACGGTACCGCGAGGAACAGGTACTCCAGCTTCCCGCAAAATCTGTTTAGTGCTTTCTTTATCAGAAGCTAACTCTACACCTAAAATACTGGTGTTGGAACTCAGAGTTGCTTGCATCCGCTTTTGGTGTATCCCGTAGCCGAATTGCACTAAGGCGCGAGCGCTCAAAGATGCCCAGGGCACTCCCCGTGCTTCTGCTTCTTTGACAATGGTTTCTGTACTCGGCCCTAAAGAGGCATCCGACCACATTTCCTGCAAATCTAACAGGTCTTGTTCTAATTCCTCTTTAGGATATGTGCCGGTTTCTACTATGCTATGACACAGACGCACGGCTGCCCTGGCAGCATAGCGACCTGCTTGTTCGTCTTTATACTCAATAACTACTTGGTAGGTGCCGGGTGTGCTTGTTTCGCGGGTACGACCGAATCCTACTGACATATCTGCCAGTTCTTGGAGTTCGAGGGCTACGTGTTCCACAATATGTCCCATCATTGTGCCTTCTCGAATTCGGCTGAGGAAGCCGCCCTTGCACCCTGGCGAACAAAAATGTTCTTCTAAACTAGGCAGTACTTGTATTAATCCCTCGTAGAAGCCAGGAATCTGATTCGACGGTCGATCGGCAAGCTCTTCTAAATCGAGGCGCATCACGACCAGTTTGTGGCGTCTAATGCTCCAGTAGTTTGGACCGCGTAACGTCTGGATTTTAAGAATTTTCATGGCAGTATCCGAGGGTCATTTGGCAGCGAGGAAGCAATCAAAGCAACTATCTAGTTTCTTATGGGGAAGAGTTATTAAACTGTTCGCTATGGACATTTTTATGTATCTGTTGCTGGTATCCCATCCATCCTAGAGAAGAAGTTTGATTACCAATGTTAAAAATACTACATTACCGCTTTATAAGCAGGGAGTGAGCGGGGGAGTGGGGGAGCGGGGGAGTGGGGGAGTGGGGGAGTGGGGGAGCGGGGGAGTGGGGGAATTAATATTTTCCCTTTTCTCTTTTCCCTTTTCTCTCTCCCTATTCCCTATTTCTTATTCCCTATTCCCTGTTCCCTCTCGCTTTTGTTTTTGACTTTTGACTTTTGACCTCGTTCCCTGGCTCTACCTGGGAAACGACTTTTGACTAGGATATGTCGATTTGTGGGTTTCGCCAATGCCTATTTTGGCGGGTAAGTGGCAGTTTCGATCGGTAAGATAAATAACGACGATGCAAAAAAAAAGTGGCACCCATGCGCGTATTCGTACTTTTATATAACGCCCGCACGGAAAATGAGGGCATTCACACCATTAAAGTTGGCGATCGCAATACGGTGTTAATGTTTGAGTCAGAAGACGACGCTACTCGCTTTTGCGTGCAGTTGGAGGCTCAAGATTTTATGGCTCCCTCTGTGGAAGCGATCGATGATGAGGAAATCAAGGAATTTTGCGAAAGTGCCGATTATGAATGGCAACTCATTCCAGAAGGCGCTTTAGCCCTCCCACCAGAAACTAACTTAGAACAAACAGACTGGCAAGCGGAAAGCACTCGACCGGAAGTTACCGATTCCGAACTCGATCGCATTCGCCGTCAGCTGGAAGGACTTTTGTGAAAGGATCGAGGATGTAGGGCGAGAGCCCTTACCGAAGGCTAGGATCGAGGATGAAAGAAGGATGAAAGATGAATAATTTGGAGGAACGCGGCCATCTTCTCACAGAACAAATCAATCCCAACAGTCAGAATTTAGACCAGCTAAGTTCTCTGGAGTTGGTGGAGCTGTTCAATCAAGAAGATTCTCAAACTATTGCCGCGATCGCAGCTGCCCGCACTCAGTTGGCTCAGACAATCGATATCACAGCAGAAGCATTACGTCAAGGGGGAAGACTGTTTTATGTGGGAGCCGGCACCAGCGGGCGTTTGGGCGTTTTGGATGCCGCCGAGTGTCCGCCCACGTTTTGCACACCCCCGGAATTGGTACAGGGGATAATCGCCGGTGGTGCAGGTGCTTTAGTCCGCAGTTCGGAAGATTTGGAAGATAGGGCTGAAGATGGGGCGGCTGCGATCGCCCAGCGACAAGTCACTCAATTAGATGTAGTAGTCGGAATTACCGCCGGAGGAACGACTCCGTTTGTCCAAGGTGCTTTGCAGGCGGCACAATCACGAGGCGCTACTACCATTTTTATGGCCTGCGTACCGATCGAACAAGTTACTACCAGTGCCGATATTGACATTCGCCTGTTAGTTGGCCCTGAAATTTTAGCAGGTTCCACGCGATTGAAAGCGGGAACGGTGACAAAAATGGCTTTGAATATCATCTCTACCGGCGTGATGGTCAAGTTGGGCAAGGTCTACGGCAATCGTATGGTAGATGTGGCGGTTACAAATACGAAACTGCGCGATCGAGCTTTGCGAATTCTCAACGATCTGACCGATTTAAGTCGCGAAGCAGCTGGGTATTTGTTAGAACGAAGCGGGCGATCGGTCAAGCTGGCGCTGCTGATGCACTGGACAGGATTGGAGAAACAAGAAGCAGAAACTCTTCTCACCGAACATCAGGGCAATATCAGACAAGCAGCCGAAAACTACCAAAAATAGTCAGTTCAACTCAAATATTGCACCAGAGCAAGAAACCGGGTTTCTTGCTAACTTAACCCAAGAGCCTCTATTTCTCGTTAACAGGACTTACTTGACACCTTAAAAAAGGTAGGTTGTTGCGCTTTAGGGTTAAATTTAGTGCTAAAGCACAACAATCTACCTAAAATTAAACCCTTCTTCCCCGACGCCCGACGCCCTAGCCCCTAGCCGCTCTAAATCGCTAGGATTTGTCTGTGTAGCACAGGGAAAGGAAATGTTTACTGCATCGGAGACTTCTGTCATCGCACTAATTCTGCTAGCCGCTTTCGGTATATTGGCTTGGGGATACTTGCGTGCCAAGCCTTTTGGCAAACTGGGAATCCTAGCCTGGTTGCAGTCGGTTGCCCTCATGGCTCCCTGGCTGTTATTCTTTGGTTTGTTCGCTGCCGGGATTTACCTCAACTTAGTCAGCATCTTGTTTATGTTGGTGGCTTCGGCGGGGTTGTATATTTATCTGGGTAGGCAATTGCGAGCTGCGGGCCAAGATCTGATGATGCGCGATCGCGCCGCCAAAATGGCGAATGCTAACCAGGAAGCTAGTTCTGGCGAACAAACGCCTCAAGCGATTGAGTCGGCAACTGAAAAACCACAGCCAGTTCAGGTGCAGTTGAAAATTGAGTTCGTGCCGATTCCCCAAGAAGATCTCAAAACGATTCAGGGAATTTTTGGCATCGATACCTTTTTTGCCACCGAGACTATCCCCTACCAGGAAGGCGCGGTTTTTAACGGCAACCTGCGAGGAGAGGCGCAAGCAGTCCACACCCGCCTTTCCGATGCCTTGCAGGAAAGATTGGGCGATCGCTATCGTCTATTTTTGATCGAAAATCCAGAGGGTAAGCCGGTTGTTGTTGTCCTACCCAGCCGCAATGACCCCAAACCGTCAACTATAATTCAAAAAATCCTGGCAGTTGTCCTCATGTTGGCAACAATAGCTACCTGTTTGGAAACTTCTGGCTTAATGTTGGAATTTGACTTATTTCAAAATCCAAGTCGATTAGCAGAAGCTTTGCCAATTGGTTTGGGAATATTGACAATTTTGGTAGCTCACGAAATCGGTCACTGGCTGCTAGCTCGCCGTCACAATATCCGCCTTAGTCTGCCTTATTTTATACCCACTTTGCAGATAGGTTCTTTTGGTGCCATCACCCGTTTTGAATCTCTCTTACCTAACCGAAATGTCTTATTTGATATTTCTGTGGCAGGGCCTGCTGCTGGTGGCATTGTATCTCTGCTGATGCTGATCGTAGGGATGTTACTTTCTCAGCAAGGCAGTTTCTTTCAAGTACCGGCACAATTTTTCCAAGGTTCTATACTGGTGGGAACTTTGGCACGGGTTGTCCTGGGTTCGGCTTTGCAACAACCTTTGGTAGATGTTCATCCTCTAGTAGTAATTGGTTGGCTGGGATTGGTGATTACAGCATTAAATTTAATGCCAGCCGGACAATTAGATGGTGGTAGAATCGTTTTGGCTATATACGGACGCAAAGTAGCGAGCAGAACAACTATAGCGACGTTAATTGTTCTGGCACTTGTAGCTTTGGGAAATCCCCTTGCTATTTACTGGGCAATTGTGATTGTGTTTCTGCAAAGAGATTTAGAGCGTCCCAGCCTGAATGAGATTAGCGAACCCGACGATGCGCGAGCAGCGATAGGTTTGCTAGCTTTGTTTTTAACGATCGCCACTCTTATCCCCTTATCCCCAGGATTGGCAGGGCGTCTCG is a window from the Aerosakkonema funiforme FACHB-1375 genome containing:
- the cphA gene encoding cyanophycin synthetase, translated to MKILKIQTLRGPNYWSIRRHKLVVMRLDLEELADRPSNQIPGFYEGLIQVLPSLEEHFCSPGCKGGFLSRIREGTMMGHIVEHVALELQELADMSVGFGRTRETSTPGTYQVVIEYKDEQAGRYAARAAVRLCHSIVETGTYPKEELEQDLLDLQEMWSDASLGPSTETIVKEAEARGVPWASLSARALVQFGYGIHQKRMQATLSSNTSILGVELASDKESTKQILREAGVPVPRGTVINYLDDLQDAIQDVGGYPIVIKPLDGNHGRGITINITSWEQAEEAYDAAKEVSKSVIVERYYQGRDHRVLVVNGKVVAVAERVPAHVVGDGKLTIEQLIEETNKDPNRGEGHQNVLTKITLDRTSWQLLERQGYTLETVLPEGQICYLRATANLSTGGIAVDRTDDIHPENVWIAQRVAKIIGLDIAGIDVVTPDITKPLREVDGVIVEVNAAPGFRMHVAPSRGIARNVAAPVMDMLFPPGTPSRIPILAITGTNGKTTTTRLIAHIYKSAGLTVGYTTTDATYIGDYLVEKGDNTGPQSAQLILQDPTVEVAVLETARGGILRSGLGFEASDVGVVLNVAADHLGIGDIDTVEQLADLKCVVAEAVLPKGYAILNADDPLVANMAKRVKAQVAYFTMNPDNQLVKEHTGKGGVAAVYENGYLSILKGDWTLRIDQAVNVPLTMAGRAPFMIANALAAALAAFVQGVDIETIRTALKTFRASVNQTPGRMNIFNLGKFHALVDYAHNPHSYEALSGFVRNWPGERIGVVGGPGDRRDEDFILLGKLAAEMFDRIIVKEDDDTRGRPRGDASALIVKGIQQTKPDSRYEAILDETTAVNSALDTASAGSLVVILPETVSRAIALIQSRNPVADPVQHLNGATPTNTVQPTSVTNQV
- a CDS encoding DUF3110 domain-containing protein, producing the protein MRVFVLLYNARTENEGIHTIKVGDRNTVLMFESEDDATRFCVQLEAQDFMAPSVEAIDDEEIKEFCESADYEWQLIPEGALALPPETNLEQTDWQAESTRPEVTDSELDRIRRQLEGLL
- a CDS encoding site-2 protease family protein — translated: MFTASETSVIALILLAAFGILAWGYLRAKPFGKLGILAWLQSVALMAPWLLFFGLFAAGIYLNLVSILFMLVASAGLYIYLGRQLRAAGQDLMMRDRAAKMANANQEASSGEQTPQAIESATEKPQPVQVQLKIEFVPIPQEDLKTIQGIFGIDTFFATETIPYQEGAVFNGNLRGEAQAVHTRLSDALQERLGDRYRLFLIENPEGKPVVVVLPSRNDPKPSTIIQKILAVVLMLATIATCLETSGLMLEFDLFQNPSRLAEALPIGLGILTILVAHEIGHWLLARRHNIRLSLPYFIPTLQIGSFGAITRFESLLPNRNVLFDISVAGPAAGGIVSLLMLIVGMLLSQQGSFFQVPAQFFQGSILVGTLARVVLGSALQQPLVDVHPLVVIGWLGLVITALNLMPAGQLDGGRIVLAIYGRKVASRTTIATLIVLALVALGNPLAIYWAIVIVFLQRDLERPSLNEISEPDDARAAIGLLALFLTIATLIPLSPGLAGRLGIGVSGPF
- the murQ gene encoding N-acetylmuramic acid 6-phosphate etherase, which translates into the protein MNNLEERGHLLTEQINPNSQNLDQLSSLELVELFNQEDSQTIAAIAAARTQLAQTIDITAEALRQGGRLFYVGAGTSGRLGVLDAAECPPTFCTPPELVQGIIAGGAGALVRSSEDLEDRAEDGAAAIAQRQVTQLDVVVGITAGGTTPFVQGALQAAQSRGATTIFMACVPIEQVTTSADIDIRLLVGPEILAGSTRLKAGTVTKMALNIISTGVMVKLGKVYGNRMVDVAVTNTKLRDRALRILNDLTDLSREAAGYLLERSGRSVKLALLMHWTGLEKQEAETLLTEHQGNIRQAAENYQK